Genomic DNA from Lagenorhynchus albirostris chromosome 9, mLagAlb1.1, whole genome shotgun sequence:
TATATGACTTTGGATGCTCTACCATAGAATTTGAGCTTATTCTGGAGCAATGAATGGTCAAGGGAAGGTTTTTTGAGTTAAGGGAATGCAGTAATCAGAGTTTTGAAAGACTGCCCAAACAGCAGTTGGTAGAATGAAACAGAGAAGGGAGAATTTGAGTAGGTTAGGTAAGTGACAAATAATGAGAGCCCAAACTAACAGTGGCAGGagtggaaagaaagggaaggattcAAGAGAGCTGCAGCATGAGTTTGTACCTAAAATTGACATTGCTCTAAACTTTTCAGCTCTTGCCTCCAGAATATGGCCAGTCACCTTGTAAAACCTGATTCTAGAAATTGCAAGAGACCAAGAGAGTTGGAGGTAATCTTTGTGCTTGTGGAGccttactcttttattttatatacgtctcaaattttttccattaaagatAATTCTACTGATAAATGGAATTTAATATCTTCATATTCCCAGAGCTGGGATTGTCCCAGCAGGAACTGTGTTGACTCCAGCTGCCTTTTCACTAAGTATAGGCCTCCAGGAAACTATTGGGAGGTttctttgtggtaatttgtgatCTAGAGACAGAAGTGGGTTCATGCCTTTATAATACATAAgactttacataattattttgatatcTAAGTAGGATACCTAGGTACTATACTTGCTGATAGTTCTGAAAAAGAGCACTGCATCCTGCCCTTCATCACTACTACCCCACCAATTGATCTGTTTACATTTGGAACATTATTTGTTCCCTTAAAGATTATGTTATCTTGCAAAAATTTCCGAACATATGGCTGTTATCCAAATGAAAGTTTTGCTCTTTTGCTATGGAAAACATCTGCTGGCTCAAGATACAGGAAACTTTTTCATCAGGGGATTAATACTATTTTCAAAGTCTAAacacataataaaattattatgttgAACAAAGTTGGGCCTAAAAGTTTCCTGgttaataaaattacaaataactAATCAGGACACAAGAGTATATAATTTCCAGCATGTTTGCTTTTTTCTGAAAgaagttttatttgcttttttttttttaacagaatgtATATATCTTAAGCATCTTGCTAGCAATTTACgtattttctctactttcttttgTTAGCCTCAAATGCCAGATAGTCCACAACTGTCCTGTCTTGGAAAATcagattcttctttctctgaaagcTCTGGACTATTTTATAAAGATGAAGCCCTGGAGAAAGATTTGAATGGTGATCTATAAAGtgcttgtatttctatacattgaTATTATAATATGGAAAGTTTATTATAGTTAACTTAGTGATTTATTTTTGAACAGATATGAGCAAGGAAATTAATCTAATGTTGTCTACATATGCAAAGATCTTAAGGCAAGTACTTATAGTATATTCTCTTGATTTTACACACAGAAGTTTTCTTCTGGAAACTCCATAATGGGAAGTTTAGTGCAGGGGCTACAAAACCTATCTAgtaattataattttgaaatttcttaTTCTACCTCAGTTTCTTATAATAGATTAGTTGTTTATTTTCAAAGACTACCGTTTCTACTAAACATCTTTTGATACTCTCAGAGCTGAAACGAGGCtggatatattttattctctaaCTATCAATAGATGATAAAACacttaaatttttatgaaaaaacttTCAGAAAGATACCATTTGGTGAAGTTAACCATAATAATAGAGTGATATTagagataaatatatttatgaaatgtttaaatattatcaatatatatttgaagGCTGAATTTAAATATTCTATTGGCCTGAGACTATCATGTTTTATaaggtgttttttaaaactactgGACAGTCACTGTATTTGAATAATGGTTTGTGTGGCTGTTAAGATAATGTATATAGTTTAGTATTAGAATTATGATGTGTAAGATACACATTCTGCTGTGTGAAGGGACTTTGAGTAgtcaaaaatatttgtggaactaATTTAACTTTTACTGAGCAGTGCTTGTAAATTAATGAAGCTTTTTGATGTACAAAGCCATTTAAATGAAATAGCTAACAAATATAGCATAATAGAACACGTCACTATGATAGTGTATTTAGATGTTATGACTATTTAGTTTAatgtaaaactttttttccccattagtgAGAGAGCAGCAGTAGATGCATCTTATATTGACGAGATAGATGGACTCTTCAAAGAAGCCAATACTATTGAAAACTTTCTAATACAGAAAAGAGAGCTCCTGAGACAGAGGTTTACGGTGATTGCAAACACACTACACAGATAAAATTGTGTGCTTAAAATAAGCTGAGAATTTAAGCCCAGTATTGTTGTAATGAAAGAATGGCATTTGTGCTCTGAATGCTCTCCAGTTGTTAAGAaaatgtataccttaaatatagaAGGGGAAACtccttaaatttcttttctcgatttaaattttaattttaaaatttaaattttaatatgataCATAGCTTTTCTTTTGAGAGTCaaatatttgtcatattttataAAAGTGTAAACTATTTAAATTGTATATggaacctcttctttttttttcttaaacctcCTAACCTTTCTTAAATTTCTAAGACTCAGTGAGTTAATTTGATAATATTTAACAAcattgtactttttcttttagaatattttgtttaaatagcAGATAGATAGCTTTGGAGATGGTTTTAAGATGTTTTTCATGGTCagcattgaaaaaaattaaaactcaaaagtAATTTGTCCAGTTTCTCAATATGTAGTTAAACTGTGCTATTGCTATTTAATATTACCATTTGattattttcactattattattatacattgCTAATAAAAATTTGGTTTAAAATTATTGTCTTGTggtaaaataaaaaccagaaattACTAACCAGAACTTTATATGAATTGACTTTTTTACACATCAGCCATATCAATGGTACAGTTAATGAAGTATATTTAGAAGCATTAGCAGCTAGCTGTGTGGTATAGGATAAAGATTAGTGGTCCAGAAGTAAAGAGATTGTTTAAACAATTCAATCTCAGTGAGTCATTTCAATCCTATTATAATTCAGAAATTGAATTCGGACTAGGAAATCTCTACTATTTATCTAGCTGAAAAAATTCTCCCTTTGTTGGAAGGTACTGCTATGATTTTATTGAAAACTTTTAATGTTATATAATTACATGTGATAGCTATAttgatcagatttttaaaaatcacagcacCAATTGTTCAATCATATAGATAATTCGatctattatttgtatattttgcctATATAAGCAATTACAAATTTGGACATATTTACAGGCAGTACTACAGGGAATTTGGTATTCCTCAGGTGGACAGCATGTTTGCCTTGCTGCCTTCTAAATGTTAAAATCTCATTTCATCAAATTACTATTTTAAGGCATATATAccacatataataaatattcataCCAGAAAGCACtgaaaacagtgaaataaaagaatatttactaAAAGTATTGgttattaagtggaaaaaattaCTTGGTTTGTAGAGGGATATGTTAACGTCACAGGATAGGTTGGAGGTCAATGAAGATTagaaatgggatttttaaaattttttattaaaaaaatttttttaaacatctttattggagtataattgatttacattgttgtgttaatttctgttgtataacgaagtgaatcatctatacatatatccccatatcccctacctcttgcgtctccctcccactctctctatcccacccctctaggtggtcacaaagtattcagctgatctccctgtgctatgcggctgcttcccactagctatctgttttacatttggtagtgtatatttgtcaatgccactctctcactttgtcccaggttacccttccccctccccatgtcctcaagtccattctctacatctgtgtctttattcctgtcctgcctctaggttcttcagaaccatttttttttttagattccatgtatatgtgttagcatacggtatttgtttttctctttctgacttacttcactttgtatgacagagtctaggtccatccatagaaatgggatttttaaataGTGCAACAGGAAGACTGTCTCTGAGTTGATATGACAAATCAGCTGGATTTTGAGTTACTCTGTTACCTTAGAGTTATTTAATGTAAATACAAAGATGACTCTGCTGGCCTATCATCATTAAGAAATGttcttgagttatttttttcctaagcatTTGTTATTAATGTGAAAGATAAGGCTAACATTGTTTCAGAGTGGATTTagcattatatttgttatatcttgATAGTGTCACCATTGTTCAGCATCTGGTTCTTCCCTGTGTAGGTTAAATTTGATCATTTCATTGGGTGTATATAAGACTAGGGAACTGATTTTTAGTCACAGTGTGTTTACTGGTCAGAACAGCTACCTCCTGGGGAAAAAGTTCCTGAAAGCCTAAttaatgcttattttttaatcaaattggaTGTCTTTGGTACCATCCATGTGAGAATAATTATCTCACAACTGGAAATATGCTATTGCAGGAATATATTTTGCCCTTTGATTTATACTTATCACTCATTTCAATAAGATTTCATGAAGTTTATAAATTATTCTTCACTAATtacaaatcaaaatatatttgagtCTCTTTGTACATCATGATCTGCTAGACACTGTGGGGAGTACAGAATAGTTTAAGATACTCTGTTCTCCCTTCTGACAAGTTtgaccactctttttttttttaacatctgtattggagcataattgctttacgatggtgtgttagtttctgctttataacaaagtgaatcagctatacatatacatatatccccatatctcctccctcctgcgtctccctcccaccctccctatcccacccctctaggtagtcacaaggcgccgagctgatctccctgtgtaaCCACTCTTTTCTTGAAATACACTTACGTGTCTTTGCTAGGAAGACATGATATGTCAATGTTAAAAGTATTTCTGTGGCACTAACTCCTTTTAGTGGAAGTTACTAGAAGGCTTTCGCAAGGGGGTCAgataggtagattttttttttttttttttttttttgcagtacgcgggcctctcactgttgtgccctctcccgttgcggagcgcaggctccggacgcgcaggctcagcgaccatggctcacgggcctagctgctctgcggcatgcgggatcttcctggaccggggcacgaacccgcctctcctgcatgggcaggcggactctcaaccactgcgccaccagggaagaccagataggtagatatttttttcttttttggtacgcgggcctctcactgccgtggcctctcccgttgcagagcacaggccccggacgcgcaggcccagcggccatggcccacgggcccagccgctccgcggcatgcgggatcttcccggaccggggcacgaaccggcgtgccccgcatcggcaggcggactcccaaccactgtgccaccagggaagccccagataggTAGATTTTGAAATGGGTTTttggaaaggaaagagggaggataTTTCAGGCAGGGAAAAATTTGATCAGaggcacagaagaaaaaaacGTGGTAAGTCATTTTACTGGGCTGAGAATTCACAAAGGGGAATAGTGTATCATCTAAACTGCTAGAGAGCAGGACAGAATCTGTTCTCAATTTGTAGCACAGTATTTGATACATTGGAGCtcagaaatgtttgttaaattaataaattatttatgattattagttttttaagggtaTACCTTCACAGGGCTTTAGTCATACTAGattgttagagaatgttttgcaAATTAAGTgaatagaaaaggaaaggtgAGATGCTAGAAAGGCAGAGAGACAAAGGATGAAAGGTAGGTTGTGGCCAGATTGTAAAGTCCTTTGTTGACAGAttaaatttggactttattctgtaaAGGAAGAGGAGATCTGAATCATTCAGAGGAGAGGAGTGGCGTAATGAAATTGATCCCCTGGATCAACTGAATTGTAGTGTGAGGACAGATTTGAAAGCGGAAAGTTTAGGGAGGGAGACCACTATTGGTGGTCCAATTTCAGTATTTCTAACAGCAACTTACTATAGATAGGTTGTTGGGATACTTGTTCTGGAAATGAGACCAAGAGTGGTTGCAGGCATTTTGAAGTCCTGCCCTTTAATCCCCACCCCCTTCTATTCTGTCAGTGAGCCAGGGACAGCCCAGGAAGTGAGCGTTTCACTGCCAGTCAATGTGAGGATTTGGAAATCACAGGATCTGCTGCTACTGAACTCGATACAAAGATGTTTTTTCAAATCTTTCTACGTTTCGTCAGCAATCTTTCTACCATTGTAACTGGTTTCCTTTCTGTGGTAGTACACTGGATTCCAGGTAGGGGATttgccccttcctcttcctctttctcctttttctaccAGCCTGAACTTAGATCTCTGTGCCTCTTTCCTGAAGAATACTAGGGGCTTCTGAAGTTTTCCAATCTGT
This window encodes:
- the TEX12 gene encoding testis-expressed protein 12 isoform X1, with translation MSADGSVTGSCLQNMASHLVKPDSRNCKRPRELEPQMPDSPQLSCLGKSDSSFSESSGLFYKDEALEKDLNDMSKEINLMLSTYAKILRQRAAVDASYIDEIDGLFKEANTIENFLIQKRELLRQRFTVIANTLHR
- the TEX12 gene encoding testis-expressed protein 12 isoform X2 yields the protein MGMAGWPSSCLQNMASHLVKPDSRNCKRPRELEPQMPDSPQLSCLGKSDSSFSESSGLFYKDEALEKDLNDMSKEINLMLSTYAKILRQRAAVDASYIDEIDGLFKEANTIENFLIQKRELLRQRFTVIANTLHR
- the TEX12 gene encoding testis-expressed protein 12 isoform X3 is translated as MASHLVKPDSRNCKRPRELEPQMPDSPQLSCLGKSDSSFSESSGLFYKDEALEKDLNDMSKEINLMLSTYAKILRQRAAVDASYIDEIDGLFKEANTIENFLIQKRELLRQRFTVIANTLHR